Proteins encoded together in one Alteribacter keqinensis window:
- a CDS encoding metallophosphoesterase family protein: protein MDMIRFIHCADLHLDRPYETSQLPEKIVNRLKKSAYYSFEKLISQAIEREVDFVLISGDLYDLEHRSLKGQLFVKKQAERLLAEGISLYIVHGNHDPLTEGTKSVALPENVTVFGPRTTSVLHTNKGVRLYGFSYENRSVTANRIEEYIKEKRDDAMFHIALLHGQELSQPEHDPYAPFRLKELTNSPFDYWALGHIHKRQILSREPLVVYPGNIQGGHRNEEGPKGAFYVELTKQGGELTFLDTSEVDWHNVTLSIAGVDSVEALLSLAEEALDKAVAEGKCGLVHLSFTGCGPLHSELNDPAVMEDFLEELRGDEETLFAPFIWVQTFSLKTSPDIDRQKAKEQSDVLGDVLTVIDEYTLDGIEDGVLRDLYRHRTIRKYLTSLSEKEKAELLGETEQWLVSRLLKEEA, encoded by the coding sequence ATGGATATGATCCGTTTTATTCATTGTGCGGACCTGCACTTGGACCGGCCCTATGAAACCTCTCAACTACCGGAGAAAATCGTAAACCGTTTAAAAAAGAGTGCCTATTATTCATTTGAAAAACTGATCAGCCAGGCAATTGAGAGAGAAGTGGATTTTGTTTTAATCAGTGGGGATTTATATGATCTTGAGCACCGGAGTCTGAAAGGACAGCTGTTTGTGAAGAAGCAGGCTGAACGGCTTTTAGCTGAAGGAATTTCTCTTTATATTGTTCATGGAAATCATGATCCTCTCACAGAAGGAACGAAGTCTGTTGCCCTGCCGGAAAATGTGACTGTTTTCGGGCCGAGGACAACCAGTGTTTTACATACCAATAAAGGGGTCCGGTTATACGGGTTCAGCTATGAGAATAGAAGTGTTACAGCTAACAGGATTGAAGAGTACATTAAGGAAAAAAGAGATGATGCAATGTTTCATATTGCCTTACTCCATGGCCAGGAACTTTCACAGCCTGAGCACGATCCTTACGCTCCTTTCAGATTAAAGGAACTGACAAACTCACCGTTTGACTACTGGGCTCTCGGACACATTCACAAGCGTCAGATTTTGAGCCGGGAGCCTTTGGTCGTTTACCCGGGGAATATTCAGGGGGGGCATCGGAATGAAGAGGGACCTAAAGGGGCGTTTTATGTAGAGCTGACAAAACAGGGGGGAGAGCTCACCTTTCTTGATACCTCCGAAGTGGACTGGCACAATGTGACCCTTTCCATTGCAGGGGTGGATTCTGTTGAAGCGTTACTCTCCCTTGCTGAAGAGGCGTTGGATAAAGCAGTGGCCGAAGGGAAGTGCGGACTCGTACATTTGAGTTTTACAGGTTGCGGACCGTTGCACAGTGAGCTGAACGATCCGGCGGTAATGGAGGATTTTCTGGAAGAACTAAGAGGCGATGAAGAAACCCTCTTCGCCCCTTTTATCTGGGTTCAAACCTTCAGTTTGAAAACGAGTCCCGACATTGACCGTCAAAAGGCGAAGGAGCAGTCGGATGTACTCGGTGATGTTCTGACTGTAATTGATGAGTATACTCTGGACGGTATTGAAGACGGGGTTCTCAGGGATCTCTACCGGCACAGAACCATCCGCAAGTATCTGACCAGCCTGTCGGAGAAAGAAAAGGCAGAGCTTCTAGGTGAAACGGAGCAATGGCTCGTCTCCCGTCTATTAAAGGAGGAAGCATAA